One window of Leifsonia sp. AK011 genomic DNA carries:
- a CDS encoding DNA polymerase III subunit delta' codes for MALWDELTGQADAIAIVEAAASHDESSAMTHSWLITGPPGSGRSNLAYAFAAALLGGDEATQRQVAARTHPDLGVLSTDRVIISIDEVRQLVAASQFSPSVGRFRVMVIEDADRMAERTSNVLLKALEEPPPRTVWILCAPSEADLIPTIRSRVRSVRLRVPDVDEVAALLVRRDGVDPDLAANAARQAQSHIGMAHRLATNAEARERRARTLETALGIHRVSDAVFAAATLLELAKADAEAITTERDAEERDSALRSLGVEPGGTVPANLRAQIKNLEDDQKRRATRSLRDGIDRILVDLLSLYRDILLVQLGVDSEPVNRDIIDRVREAAALAGPERTLATMDAIAVARRRIDSNVAPALALEAMLVSATRTTATRTPERG; via the coding sequence ATGGCGTTGTGGGACGAGTTGACCGGGCAGGCCGACGCCATCGCGATCGTCGAGGCCGCGGCATCCCACGACGAGAGCTCGGCCATGACCCACTCGTGGCTCATCACGGGGCCACCCGGGTCCGGCCGCTCCAACCTCGCCTACGCGTTCGCCGCCGCCCTGCTGGGTGGGGATGAAGCGACCCAGCGCCAAGTCGCAGCCCGCACGCATCCCGACCTCGGGGTGCTCAGCACCGATCGCGTGATCATCTCGATCGACGAGGTGCGCCAGCTCGTCGCGGCCTCCCAGTTCTCTCCCTCGGTGGGCCGCTTCCGCGTCATGGTCATCGAGGATGCCGACCGCATGGCCGAGCGCACCTCCAACGTTCTCCTCAAGGCCCTTGAGGAGCCCCCACCCCGCACCGTGTGGATCCTATGCGCCCCGAGCGAGGCTGACCTCATCCCCACCATCCGGTCCCGCGTGCGCAGCGTGCGCCTGCGGGTGCCGGACGTCGACGAGGTGGCCGCACTGCTCGTGCGCCGTGACGGCGTCGACCCGGATCTCGCGGCCAATGCCGCGCGTCAGGCCCAGTCCCACATCGGCATGGCCCACCGTCTCGCCACCAACGCGGAGGCGCGCGAACGCCGCGCCCGCACGCTCGAGACGGCACTCGGCATCCACCGCGTCTCGGACGCCGTCTTCGCGGCTGCCACGCTCCTCGAGCTGGCGAAGGCCGATGCCGAGGCGATCACCACGGAACGGGACGCGGAGGAGCGGGACTCCGCACTTCGCTCGCTCGGTGTGGAGCCCGGCGGCACGGTGCCGGCGAACCTCCGCGCGCAAATCAAGAACCTCGAAGACGACCAGAAGCGCCGGGCGACACGCAGCCTGCGCGACGGCATCGACCGCATCCTCGTCGACCTGCTCTCGCTCTACCGCGACATCCTGCTCGTGCAGCTCGGCGTCGACAGCGAGCCCGTCAACCGCGACATCATCGATCGGGTCAGGGAGGCCGCCGCGCTCGCCGGCCCCGAACGCACCCTCGCGACGATGGATGCCATCGCCGTTGCCCGTCGCAGGATCGACTCCAACGTTGCCCCGGCCCTCGCGCTCGAGGCCATGCTCGTGAGCGCCACCCGAACGACAGCCACCCGAACGCCGGAGCGTGGATGA
- a CDS encoding DUF4244 domain-containing protein: MFRARTTFPTFVRRLWQEEDGAATAEYAIATLAAVGFAGLLVVILRSEEVRGMLTDVVRHALSIP; the protein is encoded by the coding sequence ATGTTCCGAGCTCGAACGACATTCCCGACCTTCGTGCGGCGACTGTGGCAGGAGGAGGACGGCGCCGCGACCGCCGAGTACGCCATCGCCACGTTGGCCGCGGTCGGCTTCGCGGGTCTCCTCGTGGTGATCCTCCGGTCGGAGGAGGTGCGGGGCATGCTCACCGACGTGGTGCGTCATGCGCTCTCGATTCCGTGA
- a CDS encoding TadA family conjugal transfer-associated ATPase has product MSFVVRAPGEAEPPPGRMVGADFGALASVLRDPAVTDVFVNGRGGVWVDRGAGAVRHRPDLSEADARELAVRLIAAGGRHVDEASPMVDVRLGDGVRVHAVLPPIATAGTYLSIRLPRLERPSLEHLEGAGFFAEGDAGVVRGLVASRANLLITGAGGSGKTTFLAALLGAASPGERIVVIEDVAELRIEHPHVVTLEARQPNLEGAGEVTLPRLVREALRMRPDRLVLGECRGAEVRDLLSALNTGHDGGAGTLHANSISDVPARLEALGALAGLDAIAVARQAASAIGAVLHLERDAGGRRLGGAGRLVIDERDRLAVVPL; this is encoded by the coding sequence ATGAGCTTTGTGGTTCGGGCCCCAGGTGAGGCAGAACCCCCGCCGGGGAGGATGGTGGGCGCTGACTTCGGGGCGCTGGCGAGCGTTCTGCGCGACCCTGCCGTGACCGACGTATTCGTCAATGGACGCGGGGGTGTGTGGGTCGATCGCGGAGCTGGAGCAGTGCGACATCGGCCCGATCTAAGCGAGGCCGACGCGCGCGAGCTTGCGGTACGGCTGATTGCGGCGGGTGGGCGGCATGTCGACGAGGCATCCCCCATGGTCGATGTTCGCCTCGGTGACGGCGTGCGCGTCCACGCGGTCCTGCCGCCGATCGCGACGGCGGGCACCTACCTCTCGATCCGCCTGCCCAGGCTTGAGCGGCCGAGCCTCGAGCACCTCGAGGGCGCGGGGTTCTTCGCGGAAGGGGACGCGGGCGTGGTGCGGGGGCTCGTGGCATCCCGCGCGAATCTGCTGATCACGGGTGCTGGCGGATCCGGCAAGACGACATTTCTCGCGGCTCTGCTCGGGGCAGCGTCGCCGGGCGAACGCATCGTCGTGATCGAGGATGTCGCGGAGCTGCGTATCGAGCATCCGCACGTCGTGACGCTCGAGGCCCGCCAACCCAATCTCGAAGGCGCCGGGGAGGTGACGCTGCCGAGGCTCGTCCGAGAGGCGCTGCGCATGCGCCCCGACCGACTCGTGCTGGGGGAGTGCCGCGGTGCGGAGGTGCGCGACCTGCTCTCCGCCCTCAACACCGGCCACGATGGCGGGGCGGGCACCCTCCACGCGAACTCGATCTCGGACGTGCCCGCTCGCCTTGAGGCACTCGGAGCGCTCGCCGGACTCGACGCGATCGCCGTCGCGCGGCAGGCGGCCAGCGCCATCGGTGCGGTGCTGCATCTCGAACGGGACGCTGGCGGTCGACGGCTGGGAGGCGCCGGGCGGCTCGTGATCGACGAACGGGATCGCCTGGCCGTGGTGCCGCTGTGA
- a CDS encoding TadE family type IV pilus minor pilin — protein sequence MRSRFRDAVHGERGSITAEFAIALPTVMVVLALCLGGIAVAGAQIRVQDAAAAAARAAGRGDGVGIAAQVAPGASVSQWAQGELVCVTVSATAALGPAGIPLAASSCALGGGK from the coding sequence ATGCGCTCTCGATTCCGTGACGCGGTGCACGGCGAACGGGGCAGCATCACAGCGGAGTTCGCGATCGCACTGCCGACCGTCATGGTTGTGCTCGCGCTGTGCCTCGGGGGTATCGCGGTGGCGGGAGCGCAGATCCGCGTGCAGGATGCCGCGGCAGCGGCCGCCCGTGCTGCGGGCCGCGGCGACGGGGTCGGCATCGCGGCGCAGGTGGCACCGGGCGCGAGCGTCTCCCAATGGGCGCAGGGAGAGCTCGTGTGCGTCACCGTGAGCGCGACCGCAGCCCTCGGCCCCGCGGGTATCCCGCTCGCGGCGTCGAGCTGCGCGCTGGGTGGAGGCAAGTGA
- a CDS encoding TetR family transcriptional regulator — translation MTAPDTIEPGLRERKRQATRRAIQLAAIDLVAENGLEGTTVDEISRRADVSPRTFFNYFPSKEAAIIGDHPELPEGTPVEEFVAAGPAEPLMTGIAKLITNTIILDGHDQELMVRRKGVLGEYPHLFAMRMANMRRVEEELASVIARRLAADDATLAARPDELDSRAHLAAYVAFAAMRHAWRQWATGGAPSIADNIAESFGQLDTVLV, via the coding sequence ATGACCGCTCCCGACACGATCGAACCGGGCCTGCGCGAGCGCAAGCGCCAGGCGACGCGTCGTGCCATCCAATTGGCGGCGATCGACCTCGTGGCGGAGAACGGCCTCGAGGGCACGACGGTGGATGAGATCAGTCGCCGGGCGGATGTCTCGCCCCGCACGTTCTTCAACTACTTCCCCTCCAAGGAGGCGGCGATCATCGGGGATCACCCGGAGCTGCCCGAGGGGACGCCCGTGGAGGAGTTTGTGGCCGCGGGCCCCGCTGAGCCTCTCATGACCGGCATCGCCAAGCTCATCACGAACACGATCATCCTCGACGGCCACGACCAGGAACTCATGGTGCGTCGCAAGGGTGTGCTCGGTGAGTACCCGCACCTCTTCGCGATGCGCATGGCCAACATGCGTCGTGTGGAGGAGGAGCTCGCATCGGTCATCGCGCGCCGGCTGGCTGCGGATGACGCGACCCTCGCCGCGCGCCCCGACGAGCTCGACAGCCGTGCCCACCTCGCCGCCTATGTGGCGTTCGCTGCGATGCGGCACGCCTGGCGCCAGTGGGCGACCGGGGGTGCGCCGTCGATCGCCGACAACATCGCGGAGAGCTTCGGCCAGCTCGACACGGTACTGGTCTGA
- a CDS encoding type II secretion system F family protein produces MKEPGDAGISGAARVAQRLAVLLAAGVAPGAAWRFVAETSGNAVVASAVGTHDVAEALVAASAGLPANERAAWRGLAAAWSVATDAGAPLAGALRDYARSLRSLADAARDAQVALAGPRATARVVLVLPFVGLVFGSLLGFGTIEVLFGSPIGWTLLVVGVGLIVVARAWNRRLVASALTRDVTPGLACELTAVAVSGGGSLERAKAATAEALRRFELPEDSGGIDGVLALSTRAGVPAAELLRAEAEEQRRDARAEAQAAAAALGVRLMLPLGLCVLPAFLVLGVAPLLVAVLSSTVSSF; encoded by the coding sequence GTGAAGGAACCGGGCGACGCGGGAATCAGCGGGGCGGCCCGGGTTGCGCAGCGGCTCGCGGTGCTGCTGGCAGCTGGAGTTGCCCCGGGTGCCGCGTGGCGGTTCGTCGCCGAGACCTCGGGCAACGCGGTGGTTGCGTCGGCCGTGGGCACCCACGACGTGGCCGAGGCGCTGGTGGCGGCATCCGCCGGTTTGCCAGCGAACGAACGCGCAGCCTGGCGTGGGCTCGCCGCAGCGTGGAGCGTGGCGACGGATGCCGGGGCTCCCCTCGCGGGAGCGCTCCGCGACTACGCCCGCTCGCTGCGGTCGCTCGCCGACGCCGCACGCGACGCACAGGTCGCGCTCGCGGGCCCGAGGGCGACCGCACGCGTGGTGCTCGTGCTGCCGTTCGTCGGGCTGGTATTCGGCTCGCTGCTCGGGTTCGGCACGATCGAGGTGCTGTTCGGCTCACCCATCGGGTGGACCCTCCTGGTGGTCGGGGTGGGGTTGATCGTGGTTGCGCGGGCGTGGAACCGGCGGCTCGTGGCATCCGCGCTCACGCGCGATGTGACGCCGGGCCTCGCCTGCGAACTCACCGCTGTTGCGGTGTCGGGTGGCGGGTCACTCGAGCGCGCGAAGGCGGCCACGGCCGAGGCGCTTCGGCGGTTCGAGTTGCCGGAGGATTCGGGCGGGATCGACGGTGTGCTCGCTCTCTCGACGCGCGCGGGCGTGCCCGCCGCCGAGCTGCTCAGGGCCGAAGCCGAGGAACAGCGCAGGGACGCCCGAGCTGAGGCCCAGGCCGCGGCCGCTGCGCTCGGGGTGCGCCTCATGCTGCCGCTCGGCCTGTGCGTGCTCCCGGCGTTCCTCGTACTCGGGGTCGCGCCGCTGCTGGTGGCCGTCCTGTCCTCCACCGTCTCATCGTTCTGA
- a CDS encoding Rv3654c family TadE-like protein, translating to MISLVSERGSGTVLAVGLTAAVAVVAAAVLPLSQVLVARAQAAGAADAAALAAADVASGRHAGYPCELAAEVAATNGTALQSCEVDGLVVTVGVSRGILGFTVGARATAGPPQDGRRT from the coding sequence GTGATCTCGCTGGTCTCCGAGCGCGGATCCGGCACGGTGCTCGCCGTCGGTCTCACCGCCGCCGTCGCGGTCGTGGCGGCCGCCGTGCTTCCGCTCAGCCAGGTGCTCGTGGCCAGGGCCCAGGCGGCGGGAGCCGCGGATGCCGCAGCCCTTGCGGCGGCGGATGTCGCATCCGGTCGCCACGCCGGATACCCCTGCGAACTCGCGGCAGAGGTGGCCGCCACGAACGGCACCGCACTGCAGTCGTGCGAGGTCGACGGGCTCGTCGTCACGGTGGGCGTGAGCCGCGGCATCCTCGGGTTCACGGTGGGTGCGAGGGCCACCGCGGGGCCGCCGCAGGACGGGCGCCGCACCTGA
- the topA gene encoding type I DNA topoisomerase yields the protein MTTKLVIVESPTKAKTIAQYLGEGYEVLSSVGHIRDLIEPKNLPPELKKGPLGKFSIDVENDFKPYYVVSDAKKKTVAELKRALKGADELYLATDEDREGEAIAWHLLEELKPKVPVHRMVFHEITKDAIQYARDHTRQIDTALVDAQETRRILDRLYGYEVSPVLWRKVGPGLSAGRVQSAATRLVVDRERERLAFVTAAYWDLLAGLTPDTEKNRFESRLVRINGKRVAAGRDFDDRGKLKGDAVALDETAAQALADALRQPGIPIVVSNLESKPYTRRPAAPFTTSTLQQEAGRKLRFSARQTMSVAQSLYENGYITYMRTDSPSLSQQAIDAARKQAKALYGAETVPDSPRLYTGKSKNAQEAHEAIRPSGDTFRTPSELSSVLRGNDFKLYDLIWKRTVASQMADAKGSTASVTITGTTKDSVAEFVATGTVITFRGFMQAYEESKDEERNEPAEAAAEAEAKLPPLTVGQELTVVDMEAKGHETSPPPRYTEASLVKQLEELGIGRPSTYASIISTIIDRGYVTPRGQALVPNWIAFSVVRLLEQYFAELVEYGFTAGMEDDLDRIAGGEADRVEWLTGFYFGNADHRGLRGVIDNLGEIDAREINSIRIADDITLRIGKYGPYLEAPSDDPETPRRVNIPQELAPDELTAEKARELIEAPVVTDRVIGVNPDNGKEIVAKDGRFGPYVTELEPEVPEEAPVEVIDPKTGEVKVKKPKKVVAPKPRTASLFKTMDLASIDLDTALKLLSLPRVVGADPETGAEITAQNGRFGPYLKKGTDSRSLTSEDQIFDIDLPGALEIFAQPKYGGRAASSALKEFEQPDPVSEKAIKIKDGRFGPYVTDGTTNATIPRGEVIEEIDYDRAVQLLADKRAKGPAKPKAKPAARKPAAKRAPAKKK from the coding sequence GTGACCACCAAGCTCGTCATCGTCGAGTCGCCGACCAAGGCGAAGACGATCGCCCAGTACCTGGGCGAGGGCTATGAGGTGCTCTCGTCGGTCGGTCACATCCGTGACCTCATCGAGCCGAAGAACCTGCCGCCGGAGCTCAAGAAGGGCCCGCTCGGCAAGTTCTCGATCGACGTCGAGAACGACTTCAAGCCCTACTACGTGGTCTCGGATGCCAAGAAGAAGACGGTCGCCGAACTCAAGCGAGCACTCAAGGGCGCCGACGAGCTCTACCTCGCCACTGATGAGGACCGCGAGGGCGAAGCCATCGCGTGGCACCTGCTCGAGGAGCTCAAGCCGAAGGTTCCCGTGCACCGCATGGTGTTCCACGAGATCACCAAGGACGCGATCCAGTACGCCCGCGACCACACCCGGCAGATCGACACCGCACTCGTCGATGCACAGGAGACCCGTCGCATCCTCGACCGCCTCTACGGCTACGAGGTCTCGCCTGTGCTCTGGCGCAAGGTCGGCCCCGGGCTCTCCGCCGGCCGTGTGCAGTCCGCCGCCACCCGCCTCGTCGTCGACCGTGAGCGCGAGCGTCTCGCCTTCGTCACCGCCGCCTACTGGGACCTGCTCGCCGGTCTCACCCCCGACACCGAGAAGAACCGCTTCGAGTCGCGACTCGTTCGCATCAACGGCAAGCGCGTCGCCGCCGGACGTGACTTCGACGACCGCGGCAAGCTCAAGGGAGACGCCGTCGCCCTCGACGAGACCGCAGCACAGGCCCTCGCCGATGCACTGCGGCAGCCGGGCATCCCGATCGTCGTCAGCAACCTCGAGTCGAAGCCCTACACGCGCCGCCCCGCAGCGCCCTTCACCACGTCGACGCTGCAGCAGGAGGCCGGCCGCAAGCTGCGTTTCTCCGCACGCCAGACGATGAGCGTCGCGCAGTCGCTCTACGAGAACGGCTACATCACCTACATGCGTACCGACTCGCCGTCGCTCAGCCAGCAGGCGATCGACGCGGCGCGCAAACAGGCCAAGGCTCTCTACGGCGCCGAGACCGTGCCAGACTCACCGCGCCTGTACACGGGCAAGTCCAAGAACGCCCAGGAGGCCCACGAGGCCATCCGCCCGTCCGGCGACACCTTCCGCACACCGAGCGAGCTCTCCAGCGTGCTCCGCGGCAACGACTTCAAGCTCTACGACCTCATCTGGAAGCGCACCGTCGCCTCCCAGATGGCGGATGCCAAGGGCTCCACCGCCTCCGTCACCATCACCGGCACCACCAAGGACTCCGTCGCGGAGTTCGTGGCCACCGGAACCGTGATCACCTTCCGCGGTTTCATGCAGGCCTACGAGGAGAGCAAGGACGAGGAGCGCAACGAGCCGGCCGAGGCCGCCGCAGAGGCCGAGGCGAAACTGCCGCCGCTCACCGTCGGCCAGGAGCTGACGGTCGTGGATATGGAGGCCAAGGGCCACGAGACATCCCCGCCCCCGCGCTACACCGAGGCGAGCCTCGTCAAGCAGCTCGAGGAACTAGGCATCGGCCGCCCGTCGACGTACGCGAGCATCATCTCCACGATCATCGACCGCGGCTACGTCACGCCCCGCGGCCAGGCACTCGTGCCCAACTGGATCGCCTTCAGTGTCGTGCGGCTGCTCGAGCAGTACTTCGCCGAACTCGTGGAGTACGGCTTCACTGCCGGCATGGAGGACGACCTCGACCGCATCGCCGGGGGAGAGGCCGACCGCGTCGAGTGGCTCACCGGCTTCTACTTCGGCAATGCCGACCACCGCGGCCTGCGCGGTGTCATCGACAACCTCGGGGAGATCGACGCGCGCGAGATCAACTCGATCCGGATCGCCGACGACATCACCCTCCGCATCGGCAAGTACGGACCGTACCTCGAGGCGCCGAGCGACGACCCGGAGACCCCGCGTCGCGTCAACATCCCGCAGGAGCTCGCCCCCGACGAGCTGACCGCCGAGAAGGCGCGCGAGCTCATCGAGGCCCCCGTCGTGACCGACCGCGTGATCGGCGTCAACCCCGACAACGGCAAGGAGATCGTCGCGAAGGACGGCCGCTTCGGCCCCTACGTGACAGAGCTCGAGCCGGAGGTTCCCGAGGAGGCGCCCGTCGAGGTCATCGACCCGAAGACCGGCGAGGTGAAGGTCAAGAAGCCCAAGAAGGTCGTGGCACCCAAGCCCCGCACCGCCTCGCTCTTCAAGACCATGGACCTCGCGAGCATCGACCTCGACACCGCCCTCAAGCTGCTCTCGCTTCCCCGCGTCGTGGGAGCCGACCCGGAGACGGGCGCCGAGATCACCGCGCAGAACGGACGATTCGGCCCGTACCTCAAGAAGGGCACCGACAGCCGGTCCCTCACGAGTGAGGACCAGATCTTCGACATCGACCTTCCTGGTGCGCTCGAGATCTTCGCGCAGCCGAAGTACGGCGGGCGCGCGGCATCCAGTGCCCTCAAGGAATTCGAGCAGCCCGACCCGGTGAGCGAGAAGGCCATCAAGATCAAGGACGGCCGCTTCGGCCCCTATGTGACGGATGGCACGACCAACGCCACCATCCCGCGTGGCGAGGTCATCGAGGAGATCGACTACGACCGCGCCGTGCAGCTGCTCGCCGACAAGCGCGCCAAGGGACCGGCCAAGCCGAAGGCGAAGCCCGCGGCCCGCAAGCCCGCCGCCAAGCGCGCACCGGCCAAGAAGAAGTAG
- the tmk gene encoding dTMP kinase has translation MPGLFITFEGGDGSGKSTQSALLVEWLQALGHGVVVSREPGGTDVGLELRQLVLHWRGEIAPRAEALIYAADRAHNIATKVRPALERGEIVVQDRYLDSSVAYQGAGRVLGAQEVRDLSLWATDGLLPDLTVLLDLREGSDRLADRTLYDRLEAAGDDFHARVSEAYLELAAAEPERFLVLDARDTIENIASAIRSRVETLLRPAP, from the coding sequence ATGCCAGGGCTCTTCATCACCTTCGAGGGCGGCGACGGGTCGGGCAAGTCCACCCAGTCCGCCCTGCTCGTCGAGTGGCTCCAGGCGTTGGGTCACGGCGTTGTCGTCTCCCGCGAACCCGGCGGAACGGATGTCGGGCTCGAACTGCGCCAGCTCGTGCTCCACTGGCGCGGCGAGATCGCACCCAGGGCCGAGGCACTCATCTACGCTGCCGACCGCGCGCACAACATCGCCACCAAGGTGCGCCCGGCGCTCGAGCGCGGCGAGATCGTCGTGCAGGATCGCTACCTCGACTCCTCGGTCGCCTATCAGGGTGCCGGCCGCGTGCTGGGAGCTCAGGAGGTGCGCGACCTGTCGCTGTGGGCCACGGACGGACTGCTGCCCGACCTCACGGTGCTCCTCGACCTGCGTGAGGGCAGCGACCGGCTTGCCGATCGCACCCTCTACGACCGGCTCGAGGCCGCGGGGGATGACTTCCACGCGCGCGTGAGCGAGGCCTACCTCGAACTCGCCGCAGCCGAGCCGGAGCGCTTCCTCGTGCTCGACGCACGCGACACCATCGAGAACATCGCCTCAGCCATCCGTTCGCGGGTGGAGACGTTGCTCCGCCCCGCTCCCTGA
- a CDS encoding alpha/beta hydrolase → MKRLIRVAAVAAALSLALTGCVSWFEPPQVSATSSPTGETVPADLERFYAQQIVWDPCGDGLQCATAIAPVNWDDPAAGDIELALVRQPATSGNPIGSLLVNPGGPGGSGYDFIRDSLDYATDTELQANFDVVGFDPRGVNRSTPVTCYDDPSELDSYLYGIPPGEPGSDEWLEAASTATRDLGQRCLDLTGPLLGYVDTPSAARDMDMLRAALGDEKLNFLGYSYGTLLGQVYANLFPDRAGRLVLDGAVDPNATEFEKTATQAKGFESALRAFLEDCDTSADCPFTGSVDSSMQKVRDLLDSLDASPLLASDGRQLGSATMFTAIILPLYNQNNWVYLREVFTDVFAGDPEYAFQLADNYNGRNPDGTYRDNQTEAFISINCLDEHGDPTADEMRQEAAELRELAPVFGPQMSWGGTGCPNWPVPATFARGPIVAPGSPDILVLGTTNDPATPYEWAVTVAGTLENGHLVTYEGEGHTAYNKSNDCVNSVVDAFLIDGTVPDRDPKC, encoded by the coding sequence ATGAAACGACTGATCCGGGTCGCGGCCGTTGCCGCTGCCCTCTCGCTGGCCCTCACCGGCTGTGTCTCGTGGTTCGAGCCGCCGCAGGTGAGCGCCACCTCCTCGCCGACCGGCGAGACCGTGCCGGCGGACCTCGAGCGCTTCTACGCGCAGCAGATCGTGTGGGACCCCTGCGGTGACGGCCTGCAGTGCGCCACCGCGATCGCACCGGTGAACTGGGATGACCCGGCAGCTGGCGACATCGAGCTTGCGCTCGTACGCCAGCCCGCGACATCCGGCAACCCCATCGGGTCGCTCCTGGTGAACCCGGGCGGCCCGGGTGGTTCGGGGTACGACTTCATCCGGGACAGCCTCGACTACGCGACCGACACGGAGCTCCAGGCGAACTTCGACGTCGTCGGGTTCGATCCCCGGGGCGTCAACCGGTCGACGCCGGTGACCTGCTACGACGACCCGTCGGAGCTCGACTCCTACCTCTACGGGATCCCGCCGGGCGAGCCGGGCAGCGACGAATGGCTGGAAGCGGCATCCACGGCGACCCGCGACCTCGGCCAGCGCTGCCTCGACCTCACCGGACCGTTGCTCGGCTACGTCGACACCCCGAGCGCCGCGCGCGACATGGATATGCTGAGGGCCGCCCTCGGCGACGAGAAGCTGAACTTCCTCGGATACTCGTACGGCACCCTCCTCGGCCAGGTGTACGCGAATCTCTTCCCCGACCGCGCCGGCCGCCTCGTGCTGGACGGTGCCGTCGATCCGAACGCGACCGAGTTCGAGAAGACGGCGACGCAGGCGAAGGGCTTCGAGAGTGCGCTCCGGGCGTTCCTGGAGGACTGCGACACGTCAGCCGACTGCCCGTTCACGGGCAGCGTCGACAGCTCGATGCAGAAGGTTCGCGACCTGCTCGACTCGCTGGATGCCAGCCCCCTGCTCGCCTCGGATGGGCGCCAGCTCGGCAGCGCGACCATGTTCACGGCGATCATCCTCCCGCTCTACAACCAGAACAACTGGGTGTACTTGCGTGAGGTCTTCACCGACGTGTTCGCGGGCGACCCGGAGTACGCGTTCCAGCTCGCCGACAACTACAACGGGCGCAACCCCGATGGCACCTACCGCGACAACCAGACCGAGGCGTTCATCAGCATCAACTGCCTCGACGAGCACGGCGATCCGACCGCCGACGAGATGCGCCAGGAGGCCGCGGAGCTGCGGGAGCTGGCTCCGGTGTTCGGCCCGCAGATGTCGTGGGGCGGAACGGGATGCCCGAACTGGCCGGTGCCGGCAACCTTCGCCCGCGGCCCCATCGTGGCACCCGGGTCGCCCGACATCCTTGTGCTGGGTACCACCAACGACCCCGCGACCCCCTACGAGTGGGCGGTGACCGTCGCTGGCACCCTCGAGAACGGGCATCTCGTGACCTACGAGGGGGAGGGGCACACCGCCTACAACAAGTCGAACGACTGCGTGAACTCGGTGGTGGATGCTTTCCTCATCGACGGCACCGTGCCCGACCGTGATCCGAAGTGTTAG